One window of Cohnella hashimotonis genomic DNA carries:
- a CDS encoding GNAT family N-acetyltransferase, producing MLINVKDRLDQRPIYELLELSVFPDPDRIVKAINEYKENARLHIQGYEDNGEIIGIIGYESDDDRIATIRHIAVHPDERGKGYGRGMVLHLIDAAEPERIEAETDEEGVNFYRSIGFTVHSLGEKYPGTERFRCVYVVSPEEEEED from the coding sequence ATGCTGATTAACGTTAAGGATCGACTTGACCAACGCCCCATTTACGAGCTGCTCGAGCTGTCCGTTTTTCCGGACCCGGATCGTATTGTAAAGGCAATAAACGAATATAAAGAGAACGCCCGGCTTCATATTCAAGGCTACGAAGACAATGGAGAGATCATCGGAATCATCGGATACGAGTCGGATGACGACCGCATCGCCACCATTCGTCACATCGCTGTCCACCCGGATGAGCGGGGGAAGGGATACGGCCGAGGCATGGTGCTTCATCTCATCGACGCTGCAGAACCTGAGCGCATTGAGGCGGAGACCGACGAAGAGGGCGTGAATTTTTACCGGAGCATCGGCTTTACCGTACACAGCTTGGGCGAAAAGTACCCGGGCACCGAGCGCTTCCGCTGCGTGTATGTCGTGTCGCCGGAGGAAGAAGAGGAAGATTAA
- a CDS encoding M15 family metallopeptidase: MRIKRVVPFAAVALAVAAGPLAVAAGTLGMSAAAAVSVSARIGAIAAPAKSAHASTATVAPSAAQAAKPAESPPAKKNKLPKGFVYLDEVIPAAEYDIRYYSEYNFVGARVDGYKAPYAVMTQQAAKALKAVGDDLADKGYKLVIYDAYRPQKAVDHFIRWSKNPKDQKTKAIFYPDTDKAKLFKLGYLSGKSGHSRGSTVDLSIASIKTGKLVDMGGSFDFLGPASAHGAKLADAAQTANRNLLKKVMEKRGFKAYSKEWWHYTLAKEPYPKTYFNFDVE, translated from the coding sequence ATGCGCATAAAACGGGTCGTACCGTTCGCTGCGGTTGCCTTGGCAGTCGCAGCAGGTCCCTTAGCCGTCGCAGCGGGTACGCTCGGCATGTCCGCCGCGGCGGCAGTCTCCGTATCGGCGCGGATCGGCGCGATTGCGGCCCCGGCAAAGAGCGCGCACGCGTCTACCGCGACGGTCGCTCCATCGGCCGCTCAAGCCGCCAAGCCGGCCGAGTCTCCGCCGGCCAAGAAGAACAAGCTGCCTAAAGGATTCGTCTATCTGGACGAAGTTATCCCTGCTGCCGAATATGACATCCGGTATTATAGCGAATACAACTTCGTAGGCGCCCGCGTGGACGGTTACAAGGCGCCATATGCGGTCATGACGCAGCAGGCCGCCAAGGCGCTGAAGGCAGTCGGCGACGATCTCGCCGACAAGGGCTACAAGCTGGTTATTTACGACGCATACCGTCCGCAAAAAGCGGTGGATCACTTCATTCGCTGGTCGAAGAATCCGAAGGACCAGAAGACGAAGGCCATCTTTTATCCGGACACCGACAAGGCCAAGCTGTTTAAGCTCGGTTATCTCTCCGGTAAATCGGGGCATTCGAGAGGCAGTACGGTCGATCTGTCGATTGCAAGCATCAAAACGGGCAAGCTCGTCGACATGGGCGGCAGCTTCGATTTTCTTGGCCCTGCATCGGCGCACGGCGCAAAGCTCGCGGACGCAGCGCAGACGGCGAATCGCAACCTTCTCAAAAAAGTAATGGAGAAGCGGGGCTTTAAAGCTTACAGCAAGGAATGGTGGCATTATACGCTTGCGAAGGAGCCTTATCCGAAAACGTATTTTAACTTCGACGTTGAGTAG
- a CDS encoding SDR family oxidoreductase — MANAAQVGAGNGDLAGGDLAGKVALVTGAASGIGLASAVRLARDGAKVALLGRGGDDELDQAVRKIAEAGGEAIAVEADISVEAEMQAAVQKVLDTWSRLDIVIANAGVNGVLLPIEDMGMDDWSTTIGINLTGTFLTVKHAVPALKKQGGSIVITSSINGNRVFSNFGFSAYSTSKAGQVAFMQMAALELAKYGIRVNAICPGAIETNIEENTDRRPEVDEIAIPVEFPEGDQPLRHKPGSAKQVASLVKFLASEESSHITGTPIYIDGAESLIHG; from the coding sequence ATGGCTAACGCTGCACAAGTCGGAGCCGGTAACGGCGATCTTGCAGGTGGCGATCTTGCAGGTAAGGTAGCGCTGGTCACCGGCGCAGCGTCGGGGATCGGCCTTGCGTCGGCCGTCAGGCTGGCCCGCGACGGCGCGAAAGTAGCGCTCCTCGGACGAGGCGGCGACGACGAGCTGGACCAGGCGGTACGAAAGATTGCCGAAGCCGGCGGCGAAGCGATCGCGGTCGAAGCCGACATCTCCGTCGAAGCCGAGATGCAAGCAGCGGTGCAGAAAGTGCTCGATACCTGGAGCCGACTCGACATCGTCATCGCCAATGCCGGCGTCAACGGCGTCTTGCTGCCGATCGAAGACATGGGCATGGACGATTGGAGCACCACAATCGGCATTAATCTGACCGGCACGTTCCTTACGGTCAAGCATGCGGTGCCGGCGCTCAAAAAGCAGGGCGGCAGCATCGTCATTACGAGCTCCATTAACGGCAATCGCGTATTTTCCAACTTCGGCTTCAGCGCCTACAGCACGTCCAAAGCAGGGCAGGTCGCCTTTATGCAGATGGCGGCGCTTGAACTGGCCAAGTACGGCATCCGCGTCAACGCGATTTGTCCTGGCGCGATCGAGACCAACATCGAGGAAAACACGGATCGCCGACCCGAAGTCGACGAAATCGCCATACCGGTGGAATTTCCCGAGGGCGACCAGCCGCTGAGGCACAAGCCCGGAAGCGCCAAGCAGGTCGCCAGCCTCGTCAAGTTTCTCGCTTCCGAAGAGTCTTCGCATATAACCGGTACGCCGATCTACATCGACGGGGCCGAATCCCTCATACACGGTTGA
- a CDS encoding alpha-glycosidase, whose protein sequence is MQLECFYHSPRSNWAYSYDKDSFHLRVRTKRDDVDHVVAITGDKYDWKHYHHDCAMEKIASDSLFDYWECEVKPERKRFSYGFKLTSGDDRVWMIESGIFREEPYPPGGYYEMPFIHEIDIFKPPEWAKSAVFYQIMPDRFANGDPSNDPEGVLPWGDKPTRESHFGGDLQGIIDRIDYLTELGVTAIYLTPVFESPSNHKYDTIDYRKVDPHFGDARTLKKLVDVAHAKGIRIVLDAVFNHTSVDFPPFKDIVKHGEKSKFKHWYHIYDYPVRIEEGNPNYDTFGFFAQMPKLNTAHPEVKNYLLGVAEYWLKEVGIDGWRLDVANEIDHSFWRDFRRTVKSINPEAYIIGEVWSDSLRWLLGDQFDSVMNYPFADRVNEFFSPGDADAGDFANKINHVLMRYPQQTNEVVFNMLSSHDTPRILTMMGSDKRRLKLAIVFLLTFIGTPCIFYGDEVGLAGDGDPDCRKCMEWDFERQDRELFDFYRLLIDLRKSNEVLRSGRFRFLKVEAGDSAVVYERIDAGKHFTIWMNNSDEEKVLSHPIVADDWIDALSGEPVKPEDGWMRIGLEPLGYRILSRTIE, encoded by the coding sequence ATGCAGCTCGAATGCTTCTATCATTCCCCGCGCAGCAACTGGGCTTATTCCTATGACAAGGATTCCTTTCATCTGCGAGTGAGGACCAAGCGCGACGATGTCGACCACGTCGTCGCCATTACCGGCGACAAGTACGATTGGAAACATTATCATCACGATTGCGCCATGGAGAAAATCGCCAGCGACAGCCTGTTCGACTATTGGGAGTGCGAAGTCAAACCAGAACGCAAGCGGTTTTCTTACGGCTTCAAGCTGACGTCCGGCGACGATCGGGTATGGATGATCGAATCAGGGATTTTCCGCGAGGAGCCTTATCCGCCCGGCGGGTATTACGAGATGCCGTTCATCCACGAGATCGATATCTTCAAACCGCCCGAATGGGCGAAGTCCGCCGTCTTCTATCAGATCATGCCCGACCGGTTCGCCAATGGCGATCCGTCCAACGATCCCGAAGGCGTCCTCCCCTGGGGAGACAAGCCGACTCGCGAAAGCCACTTCGGGGGCGATCTTCAGGGCATCATCGACCGCATCGATTATTTGACCGAGCTCGGCGTGACCGCGATCTATTTGACGCCGGTCTTCGAGTCTCCCAGCAATCATAAATACGATACGATAGATTATCGAAAAGTAGACCCGCATTTCGGCGATGCGAGAACGCTCAAGAAGCTCGTCGACGTCGCGCACGCCAAAGGCATCCGCATCGTGCTCGACGCGGTATTCAACCACACGAGCGTCGATTTTCCGCCCTTTAAGGACATTGTCAAACACGGCGAGAAATCCAAATTCAAGCACTGGTATCATATTTACGATTATCCCGTTCGGATCGAGGAAGGCAACCCGAACTACGATACGTTCGGCTTTTTCGCCCAGATGCCCAAGCTCAACACGGCCCATCCGGAGGTCAAAAACTATCTGCTCGGCGTTGCCGAATACTGGCTCAAGGAGGTCGGCATCGACGGCTGGCGTCTGGATGTCGCCAACGAGATCGACCACTCGTTCTGGCGGGACTTCCGGCGGACGGTCAAGAGCATTAATCCGGAAGCTTACATCATCGGCGAGGTATGGTCCGACTCGCTTCGCTGGCTGCTCGGCGACCAGTTCGATTCGGTCATGAATTATCCGTTCGCCGACCGCGTGAACGAATTTTTCAGTCCGGGCGATGCCGATGCCGGAGACTTTGCGAACAAAATCAACCATGTCCTCATGCGTTACCCGCAGCAAACGAACGAAGTCGTCTTCAACATGCTGAGCAGCCACGACACGCCCCGCATTTTGACGATGATGGGATCGGACAAGCGCAGGCTAAAGCTGGCGATCGTGTTTTTGCTCACCTTTATCGGAACCCCCTGCATCTTCTACGGCGACGAAGTCGGACTGGCCGGCGACGGAGATCCGGATTGCCGCAAATGCATGGAATGGGACTTCGAACGCCAGGATCGCGAGCTGTTCGATTTTTACAGGCTGCTGATCGATCTGCGCAAATCGAATGAGGTGCTTCGTTCCGGACGCTTTCGCTTTCTAAAGGTCGAAGCCGGCGACAGCGCGGTCGTCTATGAACGCATCGACGCGGGCAAGCATTTCACCATATGGATGAACAACTCTGACGAAGAGAAGGTGCTCTCCCACCCGATCGTCGCCGACGACTGGATCGACGCGCTGAGCGGCGAGCCGGTCAAGCCGGAGGACGGATGGATGCGCATCGGGCTGGAGCCGCTCGGATACCGGATTTTAAGCCGTACGATCGAATGA
- a CDS encoding sugar phosphate nucleotidyltransferase, which yields MSKQKVLAMLLAGGEGKRLHPLTQQWAKPAVPFGGKQRIIDFPISNCLNSFIDNIGIVTQYRADSIHQYLSEAKTWSAGPRAQRGQTLLPADRLGGEGYIGTADAIYQNIDYIDSHAPEDVLILSGDHIYQMDYSPLLAAHRNSGASATIVVKNVAWEEASRFGIMSTDDHGRIVDFAEKPAVPKSNLASMGVYVFRWSDLRRLLLQDAADPASSHDFGKDVIPQMLASSESLHAYKFEGYWRDVGTIDSLWEANMDLLDGAVHIGTPEWPMNASSLSSVVHFSSGLHAQIRGSLIHQGVAARGEIDRSVISIGSQLGMNSQIRDSVVMPHAIIGKHAKINRAIIGEGAIIEDYAVVGDGSDIVVIAPGERVKANVFMAPAFDRIKDMKDRIVGVGKLDQPAVLLTIAE from the coding sequence ATGAGCAAGCAAAAGGTTCTAGCCATGCTATTAGCCGGAGGGGAAGGCAAACGGCTGCACCCGTTAACGCAGCAATGGGCCAAACCGGCCGTACCTTTCGGTGGAAAACAACGTATCATCGATTTTCCGATCAGCAACTGCTTAAACTCCTTCATCGATAATATCGGCATCGTCACGCAATATCGGGCGGATTCCATTCACCAATATTTGAGCGAAGCGAAAACATGGAGCGCCGGTCCGCGCGCGCAGCGCGGCCAAACCTTGCTGCCGGCCGACCGACTCGGCGGCGAAGGCTACATAGGAACAGCCGACGCCATTTATCAAAATATAGATTATATCGACAGCCATGCCCCCGAGGACGTCCTGATCCTCTCCGGCGATCATATTTATCAAATGGACTATTCCCCCCTTCTTGCCGCTCACCGTAATAGCGGCGCCAGCGCGACGATCGTTGTCAAAAATGTCGCCTGGGAAGAAGCGAGCCGGTTCGGCATCATGAGCACGGACGATCATGGCCGTATCGTCGACTTCGCCGAGAAGCCTGCCGTGCCGAAGAGCAACCTCGCTTCGATGGGCGTTTACGTGTTCCGTTGGAGCGACCTGCGCCGGCTCTTGCTTCAGGACGCGGCGGACCCCGCTTCCTCGCACGACTTCGGCAAAGACGTGATCCCGCAAATGCTCGCAAGCAGCGAGTCGCTCCATGCTTACAAGTTTGAAGGCTACTGGCGCGATGTCGGCACGATCGACAGCCTCTGGGAAGCCAATATGGACCTGCTCGACGGCGCCGTCCACATCGGAACGCCAGAGTGGCCGATGAACGCTTCGTCCCTGTCGTCGGTCGTGCACTTCTCGTCCGGCCTCCATGCGCAAATCCGTGGCTCGCTCATTCACCAGGGCGTCGCTGCCCGCGGCGAGATCGACCGCTCCGTCATTTCTATCGGCAGCCAACTCGGCATGAACAGTCAGATCCGCGACAGCGTCGTCATGCCGCACGCGATTATCGGCAAGCATGCGAAAATCAACCGTGCGATCATCGGAGAAGGCGCCATTATCGAGGATTACGCGGTGGTCGGCGACGGTTCGGACATCGTCGTCATCGCCCCGGGCGAGCGCGTCAAGGCCAACGTGTTCATGGCTCCGGCTTTCGACCGCATCAAGGATATGAAGGATCGCATCGTAGGCGTCGGCAAGCTCGACCAGCCGGCCGTGCTGCTTACGATCGCCGAGTAA
- a CDS encoding EAL domain-containing protein — MSCRQCMAGEPLYEIRLADPANEAVAGEIVRFLAERGAPKQSKSDAILMRENAVADFYDFCLDHMNPASMAYRVNEGEWRPFTSLPEELREQWVEGVIAEERVVPYAQPIMSADGDIFGYEVLARFRAEDGKLLSPAEVFGAAKRRNRLYALDRMCRMAAVRSAVHLQGKVFINFIPTSIYSPQHCLRSTTALTRELGLDASKFVFEVVESEQVEDLAHLKSILSYYTEQGFSYALDDVGAGFNTPELLREIRPHYMKLDRGAADGVSEDPIKQRMAGELLRTALQVGAVPLAEGIEREEDYRWLLSLGYQLFQGYLWGRPEPIVPASSQ, encoded by the coding sequence ATGAGTTGCCGACAGTGTATGGCGGGGGAGCCCCTGTACGAAATACGGCTCGCCGATCCCGCGAACGAAGCCGTAGCTGGCGAGATCGTCAGGTTTCTGGCGGAGCGCGGCGCGCCCAAGCAGAGCAAATCGGACGCGATATTGATGCGGGAAAACGCTGTTGCCGATTTTTACGATTTTTGTCTCGATCATATGAATCCGGCATCGATGGCCTACCGTGTGAACGAGGGCGAGTGGAGACCGTTTACGTCGCTGCCGGAAGAACTGCGGGAGCAATGGGTCGAAGGCGTGATCGCGGAGGAGCGCGTCGTGCCGTACGCTCAGCCGATCATGAGCGCGGACGGCGACATTTTCGGCTACGAGGTGCTGGCGAGATTTCGGGCGGAAGACGGCAAGCTGCTGTCTCCGGCAGAAGTGTTCGGGGCCGCCAAGCGGCGCAACCGGCTGTATGCGCTCGATCGGATGTGCCGCATGGCCGCCGTGCGGAGCGCCGTTCATTTGCAGGGAAAAGTATTTATCAACTTTATTCCGACGTCGATCTATTCACCGCAGCATTGCCTGCGGTCTACGACGGCGCTGACGCGCGAGCTTGGCCTGGATGCGTCGAAATTCGTGTTTGAAGTGGTGGAAAGCGAGCAGGTCGAGGACCTGGCGCATCTGAAGTCGATATTGTCTTATTACACCGAGCAAGGCTTCAGCTACGCGCTGGACGATGTGGGGGCGGGCTTCAATACGCCGGAACTGCTGCGCGAGATCAGGCCTCACTATATGAAGCTGGACCGGGGGGCTGCGGACGGCGTTAGCGAAGACCCTATCAAGCAGCGGATGGCCGGCGAGCTGCTCCGGACGGCGCTGCAAGTCGGCGCCGTACCCCTGGCGGAAGGCATCGAGCGCGAGGAGGATTATCGCTGGCTCCTGTCGCTCGGATACCAGCTGTTTCAAGGTTACTTGTGGGGCAGGCCGGAGCCGATCGTGCCGGCATCCAGCCAATAG
- a CDS encoding NAD(P)/FAD-dependent oxidoreductase: protein MNASYDVIIVGARIAGATLAWELSRLGLRTLLLDRAEFPSDTLSTHNVYANTLSKFREMGVLDELLATGTPLYDRAHINFEGAIIDGRFPAVDGIDGCLCVKRKYIDDILFRHARAQPGVTAMSGFRATALIRGLGGEVTGVTGVTKEGQVLSFSAPLVVGADGRRSSVRQWTGAVRRLVVPTDYASYVAYVDGYVQGEERFVEFYKQGDKLAIAFPTSDAQYVLGFMFPLSDTERIERLRTEPEQGLRALAEEGFSATDFPDRLRSASFAGRIRALLGYDNDWHAGMGRGWSLIGDAFSFKDPAVGQGIHDAVFGAGLLASTLSAYRPAEWLQAWEEMAARYEDGMQAKLRSRFEIGCQMTRNAPIPPELLGAYRLIGTDERATRTFLGMYNYTNEPSDIDREMGRLFAELQVPRA, encoded by the coding sequence ATGAACGCGTCATACGACGTTATCATCGTTGGAGCGAGAATTGCAGGTGCCACGCTGGCGTGGGAGCTGTCCCGGCTGGGGCTGCGAACGCTGCTGCTCGACCGCGCCGAATTTCCGAGCGACACCTTATCTACGCACAACGTGTACGCGAACACGCTGTCCAAATTCAGGGAAATGGGCGTGCTGGACGAACTTCTGGCAACGGGGACGCCTCTATACGACAGGGCGCATATCAACTTTGAGGGCGCGATTATCGACGGACGCTTCCCGGCGGTGGACGGCATCGACGGCTGTCTGTGCGTAAAACGAAAATACATCGACGACATTTTATTCCGGCATGCGCGCGCTCAGCCGGGCGTGACGGCGATGAGCGGATTCAGGGCGACCGCTCTCATACGCGGCTTAGGCGGAGAGGTTACCGGCGTGACCGGCGTCACTAAAGAGGGGCAGGTGCTGTCTTTTTCCGCCCCGCTTGTCGTGGGCGCGGACGGTCGCCGGTCTTCCGTCCGACAGTGGACAGGCGCAGTCCGGCGATTGGTCGTGCCGACCGACTATGCTTCTTACGTCGCCTATGTTGACGGTTACGTGCAAGGGGAGGAGCGCTTCGTAGAGTTTTACAAGCAGGGCGACAAGCTCGCTATCGCTTTCCCGACGAGCGATGCGCAATACGTTCTCGGCTTTATGTTCCCGCTAAGCGACACCGAGCGAATCGAAAGGCTGCGCACCGAACCCGAACAAGGACTTCGCGCATTGGCCGAAGAAGGGTTTTCCGCGACGGATTTTCCCGATCGGCTGCGGAGCGCGTCGTTTGCGGGACGCATACGCGCGCTGCTGGGCTACGATAACGACTGGCACGCGGGCATGGGCAGGGGCTGGTCCCTGATCGGAGACGCCTTCTCCTTCAAGGATCCGGCGGTCGGTCAAGGCATTCACGACGCGGTATTCGGGGCGGGGCTGCTCGCAAGTACGCTATCCGCGTACCGGCCTGCGGAATGGCTTCAAGCTTGGGAAGAAATGGCCGCCAGGTACGAGGACGGCATGCAGGCAAAGCTGAGAAGCCGATTTGAGATCGGCTGCCAGATGACCCGCAATGCGCCGATACCGCCGGAGCTGCTCGGCGCTTATCGACTGATCGGAACGGACGAACGGGCGACGCGTACCTTTCTGGGCATGTACAACTACACTAACGAGCCAAGCGATATCGATCGCGAGATGGGGCGGCTGTTCGCTGAGCTTCAAGTGCCGCGTGCTTAG
- a CDS encoding MFS transporter: MSLSMERNLAAQQRPIAARDHVVFAAAMLLYWATMYIYVPILTPFLEDRGLPLGTIGLIVGSYGLTQVLIRFPLGLYSDRLSRRKPFLFAGMAAGLLSCALFLYVGGWAGPLSGRLVAGICASTWVPFTVLYASYYPPSQSGKAMSTLSFLTVVGQLAGMTLSGYLAGAGGWNAAFAAGIFIAAAGGALVAFVREPRLTSTAVLQSGSNSGLRGEASGKRPALALLRDSRQLHIVSLLSLLAHCVLFITMFGFTPLQAVEYGAGKNGLTGLVVAFMVPHALVSLWTGRYIAPRFGTRRVLIGGFLLASICTALIPFSGNYVGLLITQAVNGIAQGLYLPLLLGLAIKDIRPSERATAMGFYQSVYAIGMFAGPYLAGWLNAGGGLEAGFAFGAAIAVLAALIARFGIKPERAA, translated from the coding sequence ATGTCGTTATCGATGGAACGAAACCTCGCCGCGCAGCAGCGCCCGATTGCCGCCAGAGACCATGTGGTGTTCGCGGCCGCGATGCTGTTGTACTGGGCGACCATGTATATTTACGTACCGATATTGACGCCTTTTCTGGAGGATCGCGGCCTTCCGCTAGGCACGATCGGTTTGATCGTCGGCAGTTACGGCTTGACTCAGGTGCTCATCCGCTTCCCGCTCGGCCTTTATTCGGACCGCCTTAGCAGGCGCAAGCCTTTTTTGTTCGCCGGCATGGCAGCAGGCCTTCTCAGTTGCGCTTTGTTTCTATATGTAGGCGGTTGGGCCGGTCCGCTATCCGGGAGGCTTGTCGCCGGCATTTGCGCATCGACCTGGGTGCCTTTTACCGTACTTTACGCCTCGTACTATCCGCCGTCGCAATCCGGCAAAGCCATGAGCACGCTGAGCTTTCTGACGGTAGTCGGACAATTGGCCGGCATGACTTTAAGCGGATATCTGGCCGGAGCCGGCGGGTGGAACGCCGCTTTCGCGGCAGGCATTTTTATCGCGGCCGCAGGCGGCGCGCTCGTTGCCTTCGTCCGCGAGCCGCGCTTGACCTCAACGGCCGTATTGCAAAGCGGATCGAATAGCGGATTGCGCGGCGAAGCAAGCGGCAAAAGACCGGCGCTTGCGCTCCTGCGCGACTCGCGTCAGCTGCACATCGTCTCGTTGCTGTCGTTACTCGCCCACTGCGTGCTTTTCATTACGATGTTCGGCTTTACGCCGCTGCAAGCCGTTGAATATGGCGCCGGGAAAAACGGTCTCACCGGACTGGTCGTCGCCTTTATGGTTCCGCATGCTCTTGTGTCCCTATGGACCGGCCGCTATATCGCCCCTCGCTTCGGTACGCGGCGCGTGCTGATCGGCGGCTTCCTGCTGGCTTCCATCTGCACGGCGCTCATTCCGTTCAGCGGGAATTACGTCGGCCTTCTGATCACGCAGGCGGTCAACGGCATCGCGCAGGGCCTGTATTTGCCGCTGCTGCTTGGCCTCGCCATCAAGGACATTCGGCCTTCGGAACGCGCTACGGCAATGGGATTCTACCAATCCGTGTACGCCATCGGCATGTTCGCCGGACCGTATCTGGCCGGTTGGCTGAATGCGGGAGGCGGACTGGAGGCCGGCTTCGCGTTCGGGGCCGCGATCGCCGTCCTTGCTGCTCTTATCGCACGATTTGGCATAAAGCCGGAGCGCGCCGCTTAG